The Nomia melanderi isolate GNS246 chromosome 3, iyNomMela1, whole genome shotgun sequence genomic interval ATCTGTACttgtaatttaacaatttctcgttttttttttatttatttacctgaAAATTCTATCTAGTTCCATCATAATATCTGttctaatttattctttttcgcttgtttataaataaacatttggtGGCCGAAAATCATACGGTTAAcaaattcaaacgaaatttcaaaGTCATCTGGTTCGTTTTCGTTAGTAGAATACTATTCTCATTCTCATTATCGTTTATCCAATGATCACGAAAACTCAAGAAAATCTTGAATACCGTCACGACGAACGCTGTATAGGGGCATGCTCTAAATATAGAAGTACGCTCGAAATATAACGAGACGCGCAACCTTAGCCAACAGCGTCGAAAGTCCGTGTGTAACGCATTTCGTGGTCGCGACGTTCTCGAAACACATGCAAATGGAACAACGTTGCGATGGAAATTTTCTTACGTTACATCTCGTAGTTCATTTCCATGTTCCTTCTATCGGCAGTCGATTGATTCGTTAGCGGCATTcacagaaatattcgattttacgtTTTCGCGCCTGTTTAGAGGGAACGTGCCCGTACCGTACCGgtcttttcaaataatgttaTACGAATCTTTTTATAATCATCAGACCACGGATTTTTATGTGACTTATAACGGTTTTatgattgatattttttttattattatttttaacccaccgaaattattaaccctttgcatccgagaggtgactcttaatgaccactttatttgatacagcaaacctatgaagctgaatattaagtattttaacattgtttctaccgaaagtgtcaaaaggcacctttggaattttttaattaaaattattttccgagtttagttgtatattctaaattgaCTATTCGACTTTTtcagtaacgattataaaatgaattataggaaatgtccaaaattcaattgcggacaaatgatttaactgaaaaaagtaattttaagtgaaaaacaggtaaaaatagtgttaaattaaactttgtactgctatgtgaaatgtttaaacaaaatagcttcgttccttaaattatctgtgaattatcgttaaattagtttcaaacaatgtcgtctgtatctcgtcggaaaacattaaatattttcagtgaaaaactgtcgagtgcaaagggttaatgcattgAATTAAACGTTATTCCTTCTCTCCCAATTTTTGTACGTCTAGTACTGAAGAATTCGTATTAACAGAATGTTTCTGTGTTTTCGGTCATTTTCAATCTTACCACTCCCTCCTAAGTGATACGACACACGCGGCCACCCCCTACCCTTTAGCATCACGCAGAGCGCCGTGCCGCGAAAGATCGTTGTCGTATTAATCGAATTTGGCGAGGCCTTAGAAAATTCCGAAGCGCCACGGCGGGACGTCGCGATCAGACACGATCGTCCTCTCGCGCGCCTCGTGCGGTCGGTTAGTTCAGTTCGTAACTTTTGACAACGAGAAAATCCAGTTTCCGTGACTTCCGTTTTCGAAATTAGcgcacgcgcgcgtgtgtgAGTGCGTGTTGGTGCCAGTGAAGGATATATTTGACGAAATTATCGTGCACAGGCGGtcgtagaaataaataatggacAAGGTATGATTGtacatatgaattttattatcgcTAAACAAGTCCGCAGTCGAGTAACTTAACGCAGCTTATTCGAATTCCAATGTTCGATTGAAACTTGTCGATGTTCTGTTTTTTCGTTTATTCTCGAAATAGATTGCCCTGGTACAGGATATAAGTGTCAGTTGATTTTAATctagttttaatttattactagAGTTTTGAAAGTTTCTTTTGCAATCGTAGTGATAGAAACAACATTTCAAAGATTTTGGTGACCGGGTTTTCTATTTTAAACATCATCAAACGTTTTCCATTCATTTTCTGAGAGATGTAAAATCATTTGGTTCCGCGTTACATTTATTTAAGATACCTTGAATTCAAACGCTTTGAATCCACATAACTGTTTGGTCCTTGAAAGTTGTCCTTGATGAAAAGAATTTTGGATTTGCAGTTTGCTAATTGGTGCAATTGAATGACTGTGTTTTAATAAAGGTCAGAGACAAATTACACGAGAAGAAAGCAGTAAACGTCGTATATGACAATTGGCTGAAAGTACAATGCTATTTTACCACGTGCTAAGACCATTGACCGACTAGTCTTGACACTGCTTTTAATTCGGTGCTATTGTTAGAGCGTAGTTCGAATGTTCGTCACGAGATAGTGTTATTTTAACGTTTCCCTATATACGCATACATCGagttgatatttatatattcgtaATTTGATCGATTTAAATGTTTTCTCAAATAGTTCAATAGGAATATCATTTGATTGTAATACTTTTTCTTCCATTGTAAATATCAGAGTAGCTAACATATCAGGTTTTGAGTCACCCTCTGTATGAAGGTGTTGCAATCAACGGGTACTCGTGCCATGAATTATTGACCATAAAAGCGtcgttaatattactaattcATGAATGGATCGCCTGTAACACGTTCGTCAATTTGTATCGCTACGAATTGTTAATTTGTTGGTATCCCGTTCATGTAAAAGTTCAGTGATCGATACGAGGAGAGATCCAAGCAGCCAAGCATGACTTATCTCGCGATCGTGTTCGTTTGCGATCAAAATTCGTGAGACATCTGTGGTAAGCGGGATGAAAGTGatcgaaacaatcgaaaccgaCCGAACAAGGGATTTTTTAAGCGGCGTGAAGTTGCAGATATTGTCTTGATGTGTTCACGAAGGAATTCATTATGCATTTACGAGACACCATTCATCCGTGAAAACGCCAAGTGACCTATGGCATTATTTGCCAACCTTCTTCAGCTATACTCGCGTCGTGTTTGTACGCCGTGTAACATTTTTCCCGTGGGCTTCTATAATTTTACAACAAGCATAGTCGAACTTTAGAAAAACAATAGACGACGATATTACGAGAtagatttttttttcaaacCTCCTCCTAGTCCTTTTGTAAAGGCATGCATCAACGTTGAAAGAAGAGAACGAATTGATTTGTCGTCTGTGCTCATCCGACTGctcataaatttatttgattgaaacgttcattaatatagatatttattttaaccctttgcactcgaaagtttttcactagaaatatttgaatattttctgttgagatgaagacgatattttgtaaaactgactcgaaaagaaatcacacgtacattgagaaacaaagctattatacaaagtataatattaaatatgaaatcaaatgctgagtgagagttacctctcgaatgcaaattaacagtgtaaataatatttttatagatgcTCGTTGCCAAGAAAGTATTCGGTTAAtagatgaatatttttgtatcaaGATGATTTCCGAGTCACCTTCACGAAATAGAATTCTCTGTTCCCTCCGTCTCGCCTGACACTCGAGACATCCTGTACGCTCAGAAAATTTCAAGAAGCATGTGATTTCATTAGGGGAAGGGTTCTGTAGTTATTCCGCGCATGTGTAAACAAAACTGACTTATAAAAGCGCATTGGTTTCCTCCCCTTCTTTCTACTTCCCTcattttccctttctctctttttctatcGAGGCACGTGTCGTGTTCGTTttagttgaaaaagaaaaaaagtcaaATTAAAAGACGACATCGCGGTTAGTGTGCTGCAAAACGACTAGGAGGACACACTGTCGTCATGGTGCAGCAGGCGAGTAAAGCAGaataaacaatataagaataataatagcttaacactacaactaccagagaggtcaaaatgacccattcctgattgctcctttaacaatgattaaaaacataacagataattctctgagaaattactacagaaattgattaaaaaataggcaaactgaattgttcatcaatagaaatctcaataatagcactcttagagtttctacagaaaaatttcaaaaagtcaatttgactgttcggtagttctagtgttacataAACAATGTATTTAAAACTGATACTGCTGCAAATTTAAAAAAGACATTATACatcaataattaaatgaataaatttatttgtttcaatgttGCGATACAAGTCGACTTAGCAAAGTGCATATCAttttgataaaaagaaaatcatacatttttatattgactGTTTCTGTTACGTTGAAGGAAatagtaatttatttgattaaaattagTTTATTATGGTCGTGTTTTCAGGAACAGGCTCATGATGCCAAGCAACAAATCGCGACTAGTCCCGAAGATACGGAGGACATACCCGCGGGTCAGCAAGGTCCTCAAGTACCAAGGCGTAGAGGTGGCATCTCCGCGGAGCCGGTCTCCGAGGAGGATGCGACCAGTTATGTCAAGAAGGTCGTGCCTAAGGACTACAAAACGATGGCTGCTCTGAGCAAGGCCATCGCTAAAAATGTTCTTTTCGCCCATTTAGATGAGAACGAACGTTCCGACATATTCGACGCTATGTTCCCAGTCACGTTTTTGCCAGGGGAGGCAATCATTAGGCAGGGTAATCATTGCCAAATTTGACAACTTGctagattaacacgttcaatgccatgaaggtcaccggtgatcctcgaccaaatcgaattattatagttcactcaattaaacgacgattatttgaaaatatttctatattataatcgatgctacctaatgcggtgatattcagatagatgaacatgtaatgaTAATAgcgcaattcgatcaaatgatttaataatatatattttccatttcgtgtattttgatctataaaatcgtgcggcattcaacgtgttaaaattatacaatttgatCCATTTTTTTCTGTACACCTATTTACAGTTAGTTGATTTTGTTGAATATCACATTCTTCAGAGCTCGACCTGTTTCTCTAGctttttctattcaattatcgCATGTTCTTCTGATTTTTTTTGTTCAAATCCTAATTCTAGTACCGAagtatattaagaaaattagtGTGGGTCGTAAATACTAGATGATCGACCGCTAATTACTTTCTGGCCTGCGTAAAGGTTAAGTGGCTTTGTCAAAGAGGCCACTTAAGTGTTTCCTATTTGCGACGCACCGCTTTGTACACGATATACTGTTTGCTGGAACGGTTAAGTACGCTAATTTAACCTGAAATTTTGTTATACTTGGTTAGGGGACGAGGGCGACAATTTCTATGTGATCGATCAGGGGGAAGTCGAGATATTCGTCAACGGTGAGCTAGCGACCACGATCGGGGAAGGTGGGAGTTTTGGTGAATTGGCGCTGATCTACGGCACGCCGCGTGCAGCGACCGTCCTAGCGAAAACAGACGTTAAGTTATGGGGCATCGACAGAGATTCTTATCGCAGAATCCTTATGGGTTCCACTATAAGGAAGCGAAAGATGTACGAGGAGTTCCTTTCCAGAGTATCAATATTAGGTGAGATGAAGAACCATAGACAGAAGCTTTTTGCTGCGGATGTAGATCAACCAGGGTCCTTACACCTGATAAAGCCTTTAGTATTTTAAAAGTTCCcaggaatatttgaaaagacaGCTTTGTCATGATGCAATCGATTGTCCTGCCAGTTCCAAATTTCACTACATCGTCACTTACAAGTTGCTTGTATAATACCTGATCTATGTTTAGAATCTTTGGATAAGTGGGAACGGTTGACGGTGGCTGATGCTTTAGAACCGGTGGCATTTGATGACGGCGAGACGATAGTTCGACAGGGTGAACCGGGTGAGgacttttatataattgtagAGGGCACCGCTGTGGTCCTTCAACAACGCTCGGAGAATGAGGAACCAGCAGAAGTGGGTCGTTTAGGGCCATCTGATTACTTCGGTAAggtttaaaatgatttttcagttAAGGTTTGCCTTTGTACCATAAGTGTAAATGACATTTAATGCTACTGTTAATTACAGGTGAGATCGCATTGTTATTAGATAGGCCACGGGCTGCGACAGTCGTAGCTCGGGGTCCcttaaaatgtgtaaaactgGATAGGGCAAGGTTCGAAAGAGTCTTGGGCCCCTGCGCAGATATCTTGAAACGCAACATTACCCAATATAACAGTTTCGTTTCCTTATCCGTATAAATTATTCTCCAAGTGTCAGTTATTCTGATTTTCATTGTGGAACTACCGTTTCACTATAActgttaacaattttttatttaagtaatatatAAGTGATAACTAGACCGCGGACGTTCATGCAAATTTAGATTATTTCCAGATCAATTTAGAAAAGCAGGAATCAAATCAACTTCGTTCACCTCCGATCCTTAGTAGATTTAACGTAAAATAGAAGCTGTATTGAACTTGATTTAGGTCATTAATTTATCGTATTTTCTGAATTGATGTATGGTAGAAGTATTTGAATTTCTGTGGTCTAGTAGTAACTATATTACGTCAGCCAATATGTGCGTTAAGAATTGTAATATACGTTAACCGTCTTTTAAATGCATCCATGTCGTCATCGATTGTGTTCCCGTTAATGTTGTACATTACGGTTGAAGTTTCAGCTCACGCATCTGGGTGAGCTGCCAATAAAATTGTTGATGTAAATTTAGAGCGAATTCTTATCGATGCTGTAACATCTAACGGAGATTTATGATTCGTTTGCTCAAAGAATCAGATCAACGTTGCCACACTTTTGATTAGCACTGCGACAAATATCTTAGGGTTATTCTTTTCAAATCataatttcagtaattgttaattttgttcGCGCAATGTTTAACAAGATTACGCGGTGTTTTTGAAAGATGGTaacagtataattatatatatacatatatataattctgGTTTACACTAAATGAGAACGATTGGAAACGCTCTGCGAAATGTAACGTTATTACGCACTTTGTAATTGTCAACACGGCCGTGTACAACGTCGGTCTTTTAGTCTTTTACACGAATGTTTCTTGAAAGTATTAAAACACAAACCACGGGAACTCGAGAATCTCGGTAAAACGCGCGTTTActtcatgaaatatttatgttcgaaGGGATTAACAAAAAATTTCGTCGCGTTACTATGAATCGTTTGGAATTTGAAATTCTGaactttcatttttttgtttgttatggcagtatttaatttttgttatttattgcattaaatTCTATTCAAGCGATCTTGATCGTTCCGTAAGAATGTTTggaatatgtataattattattatatgcatTTCATGATGTAGCGATCAATTCGTACACGTATATGTGTATGATCTAGgaggaagaaatataaaaagagaagTATATCAAACctgaatatttgtataatatcgAATTTAAATAGCTCTAACGTAGCTTCGCACAATTTTATcagtaattcttttttttttcttttaactttGCACAATGAACGAACCAAGGAAGTAAGGGAAGGTCTACTAGAAGCTTGTATTAAAGCACcgttataaaaaattacatcaTGTTGCTCATTCATGTAATTTATATGAACTTCTCTGGCAgtattttttatagtaaatcaatatttttttatatacattacttttttttttatttttaatctatcaTGAAATACATCAAAGATTTTCGTCCTTCTCGTACCAACTGCCATGTATATTTAACCAGCAATAACTACCCTATTAAAATGGACAGTCAGGAAATTTGTGacatcaaagggttaaatattttttatgaactGTCTGGAATACATTATCGAATTACCAAAATAACTCTACCATTGTTTTCCTGTGATGTCTAGGTCATGAAGAAGTTGAATTACAACATAATAAaacgttttatttcaatttacaaCAAAGATTCCCTGTAAATCCGTTAGGTTCTTCTAATGTGTAACgcattaaaaagtaatataatattcgaaaaattaaataatttattatgcaCAAACACCCTTGTTCGAATGTGATCGTACAATGAAATAGTCCACTTTTTCTTCTCTCAgttatgatgatgataataCTCCTATGTATTTCTGTACGGGCAGAGAAATCGAGGAAAAACATTCTCTCGATAACCGAAAATGTAACAGAGATTAAttggaggagagaaaaaaaaagaatgtccTGTGGTAAACacttaaaaagataaaaataaatcacttGTATCACACGCGAATGGAGACATGAGACGCAAAATAGATTTTTGTTCCGGTTAAAGTTTCTAGGCGTCAATATTTGAACGCGTATCGTCGACTACTTCCACAATAGTCAATGCCTTTATATCGTGAATTCACAATAAAGACACAACCCGTTGGTCTCCGTCGtggctttctttctctctttcttcaatCGAAATGTTACCCGGCGTGCCAGTTCCCTTTATAGCACCTCAATCTTCCACAAAGAATTTCTCGAGATTCGTGATCCAGCCAAATGACGCGTTCTTCGTCCACGTATAAATCGGTCCCGTCAACTCCCATGTCATATATCCTTCATCCATAGAATTTCGAAGCTCCCCATCAGATGATAACCGTGAGGCGTTTTCGATTGGGCAAAAGGATTGGCAACCAGGTACAAAAAATTCCGGTTCCGTTGCGGGCAGCGTTTTAAAAAGGCGTTTGTACGACTTACTAGAGACGACAGGCGAAAAAATGCAACAATCAACGAACGGGAGGGGGACTTGGCTATTTATCGAAGAACTCGAAGTTCAACCCGACGACAACTTTTCTCCCAAAAGACGATTCGTTGTTTTCTTTTctgatctttttctttttttttttgtcattgTCATAATTCGCTACAAGCCCCGGCTTCATACCGAGTTCGAATTGAGGTAGTTGCAGATGACCAGAAACTGGTCACCCAGAATCCTTTGTACAACTTGTAAGAGCCCCACGAAACATCTCCGCTTCGAGGTCAGGTAAAGTGGGCCAAGATTGAGATTTATGTACAGCTTTATCGTGGAAGGAATTCTCGTATACAAGATTGTTGTTTGAACGATGTGAATCGATCAATAAAGAACAATGATTTTAAAGAGAACAGCGAGAAGAATCATCGTAATGGGGCGACGTGTGTATATGCATATGTACGTGCAGGTCCACATACGCATATACtagtgggagagagagagacaagcGCATATAGGGCACACGCGTAAGGAGAACTTGCGCCTACCAGTGTGCACAAGGAACAATCGATTTGTTTATGCGGCTTCCACAAGAAACTAGAAGACTGACATTGCTTTTACCAAGCACCTAGAGAACCACTGCTTGTCTTGCAGTCGATTAGCTGTTGTTCAGGATCAGCATAAACCAACCCGAATTCATTGACAAATTCATAAAACTTGTCCAAAGATTCAAAGGCCAATTCTGCCACGACGAAATCAACCGCCAAATTTTGCCGGTAGCTAAACAGTAGAAGAAATGTATCATTAGACAATTGTGCGTGAACTGTATGtacattacaaattatattaatgaGAAGTAGTAATtgaatatgtatgtgtatatatatatgtatatatatatatataaaaagtaattatttttcagcTACGATGTCCTGTAACAGAAATCTATACATGATTATATAAATGACAAAAAAAATTGCTCAATCTTCCATCGTTCTCCATACAACTACGAATCCCTGTATAACTTTTACAAATTGATAAATTCCACAAgtcaataattagaataatgagaaatatatttccaacagagatatgaaaatatttttgacaattaATGACACTgcgttcaatttatttatatctatgCTGTAAAGGAAGCGTAAAATTTTATGACTTCACTAATGATATGCAACTACTACGCtaatgtatttaaaatcgaCTATCTACtagatatgtaaaatatataaaaaaaatcaatatcgaTTATCTGAAGATGACATAAAGAGGAAATTGTGAAATATGATCTGCAAAAGATTGTTGTCCATTAATGATACTACTGTTTGCATAATATTAGCAAATACTGTTTGGATatagtttaacaaatataaatggatAATGATTAACAAAATGTTTAGTACGTACGACTTTATCATGCACTTTAATGCATTCTTGCGTTCTCTTGCAGCAAACCAATCCATCAGGAAGGCCGCCATTCTTGGCGCGACAGCGTATAGTTTGAAGAAGGCATGGAAGTTGCCCAGCCACCAAGCCGAACGTACTTTCAATGCATGCTTTATACATTCATCGTTTTTGTCTTCTTTCGATAAAGCGGCTAAAATCGTTGTCAAATCTGTAACAGGAGTTGTAAAAAATGTTGATAATTCTTTTGTCTTTTCCAAATCTCAAATATGTCCACAGATAAGATATAGTATATCGCTTAACATCCATGAAGTACTATCATTTAGTGGTAAAAATTCAAAACCCCCTTCGCAGTAAAGAACATGATAAGATGTTTGGTATATCTTATATCTCATCTGAAAGATTTCGATGTGTGATTTCGTTACCTTGCGTATTCTTtgtgaaaatataatacaatattcggTATGCGATAAATTCACACCGATTTTCTCCGCCGACATCTTGATACAGCATCCTTAACTGTGTCTGACATTGATTGAATTCTTCATGATCGCCTTTTTCTAGAGCTACACGGGCATGCGTCTCGTACACATGGACTGTAAATGCATCTCTAATACCTTGGACGGTAAGATCTTGACGAATGGATTTAAGTTGATCACAAGCATATCTATAGTCTTGATCAGCCACCCAACGCTTCTTGACATGTACCAAAGAATTTTGGAGTACACTTACCGGTCGTACAGCGGAGGGAGCTGGAGCCTGTAACGTAcaagtaatataagaattttgtaaatagaaaaaaaaatacaaaatacaaaggtaatacattattaatgataCAAGAACTTACAGATGTTAGCCGCAAATAGGGTTTTTCTATATCCTTGCAGGTTCCAACAATGTGAAGACCAGTTAAATCAAATTCTGCTGAAGAATCATCTTTAACACCATTGCTGACGGTCCTGGAAATACTGTCGTTAAATCTTGCTGCGCGTTGCTGTAGTTTCTCCTTGGATCCCAGTTCCTCGGTGTTTCCTGTAGCTAAACCAAATTCTGAATAGA includes:
- the Pka-R1 gene encoding protein kinase, cAMP-dependent, regulatory subunit type 1 isoform X1, which gives rise to MAGNLEEEQSLRECEEYVQRHNIQQVLKDCIVQLCVGRPENPISFLREYFQKLEREQAHDAKQQIATSPEDTEDIPAGQQGPQVPRRRGGISAEPVSEEDATSYVKKVVPKDYKTMAALSKAIAKNVLFAHLDENERSDIFDAMFPVTFLPGEAIIRQGDEGDNFYVIDQGEVEIFVNGELATTIGEGGSFGELALIYGTPRAATVLAKTDVKLWGIDRDSYRRILMGSTIRKRKMYEEFLSRVSILESLDKWERLTVADALEPVAFDDGETIVRQGEPGEDFYIIVEGTAVVLQQRSENEEPAEVGRLGPSDYFGEIALLLDRPRAATVVARGPLKCVKLDRARFERVLGPCADILKRNITQYNSFVSLSV
- the Pka-R1 gene encoding protein kinase, cAMP-dependent, regulatory subunit type 1 isoform X2 gives rise to the protein MVQQEQAHDAKQQIATSPEDTEDIPAGQQGPQVPRRRGGISAEPVSEEDATSYVKKVVPKDYKTMAALSKAIAKNVLFAHLDENERSDIFDAMFPVTFLPGEAIIRQGDEGDNFYVIDQGEVEIFVNGELATTIGEGGSFGELALIYGTPRAATVLAKTDVKLWGIDRDSYRRILMGSTIRKRKMYEEFLSRVSILESLDKWERLTVADALEPVAFDDGETIVRQGEPGEDFYIIVEGTAVVLQQRSENEEPAEVGRLGPSDYFGEIALLLDRPRAATVVARGPLKCVKLDRARFERVLGPCADILKRNITQYNSFVSLSV
- the Pka-R1 gene encoding protein kinase, cAMP-dependent, regulatory subunit type 1 isoform X3 produces the protein MDKEQAHDAKQQIATSPEDTEDIPAGQQGPQVPRRRGGISAEPVSEEDATSYVKKVVPKDYKTMAALSKAIAKNVLFAHLDENERSDIFDAMFPVTFLPGEAIIRQGDEGDNFYVIDQGEVEIFVNGELATTIGEGGSFGELALIYGTPRAATVLAKTDVKLWGIDRDSYRRILMGSTIRKRKMYEEFLSRVSILESLDKWERLTVADALEPVAFDDGETIVRQGEPGEDFYIIVEGTAVVLQQRSENEEPAEVGRLGPSDYFGEIALLLDRPRAATVVARGPLKCVKLDRARFERVLGPCADILKRNITQYNSFVSLSV